AGCACCCAGTCTGACGACTTTAGGCCCCATTCGGAGTTGTAGTAGCGTGTGTGAAAGCTGGATAGCTTTTCGAGGTTGGCCTTCATTGGTGCTGTATCAAGGTTCTTTGCCAAACTCTTGACTTCTTCCTGATTGACGCATTTCTTTGGGAATTCTACAGATTCTTTGATTCGCAGGCCTTGACTGCCCAAGTCCTTGGTGGCGGTGATATCCATGAAGCGTTGGCCATCCTATCACGAGCAGACAACGGAGTGTTAGCCATCGACCAAGGTGGTGCATCTCAGGTATGTGCGTGGTTGCAAATGGCGTGTACTTACTCGTCTAAGCTCCCACTTCTGCTCTTCCGTCACCCACTGCGTCTTGCCGGGGGCGGTTTCGATCAGGAAGGTTGGCTCATCAGGGCGAAGGACAACGTGGTCGGCCTCCATGAGCTCAACGAAGCGGGCAGTGGCTGCAGGCACGCATGCCACAAGTGCCGAGACTTGAGACAATTTCATGTTGGGTCAGAGTTTTCTGGTTCAGTAGACACGGGGTTCAATGACGCGCAGCTTAAGTATCTGCGGGCGTTGATcagagcacttgagcttgtgGGATGACGGGACAGGAGGTAAACTTAAGTATGTAATGAAACACAAGGCAGGCGGGTGAGGTGACGACAGCACATGCAAATGGAAGTGCAGAAGGAAGCACTGGTAACCTGCCTAATTTAGCGATAGCCTGAAGCGTCAACTGTCTCCACTTGGATCTAGTCTCCTTGACTGACTGTTTAGTTGCCCACCTACGGGTAGATGAATGGATGGGGTGCTTGGGTTGCTGGGTGCAGATGCTTGACGGACACTAGCCCTAGTGGTGGGGACATTGGGGCCAATGGTGTCTGAGCACGAGATATCAGCCCCCGCATTTCAAGCATGCCCGTCAGGTCGGCACGCGACTACCAACAGGGACTGTGCAATCCACCAGGGATGGACGCGACCACCTCGTACCTACTAGTAGTTCTCACATCGGTGAACTTGAGCAGACAAATAACCAAACAAATAAGCATACTAAATTGCGCGAAATCAGCTGTATGAAATCGACTTGATAATGCCCGCCTTGATGTTTTCTGGGATGTCCCGCAACGATGGATCACGGATTATGCTGAGTCGACGCCGGGAAATTCTTCAAGCCCCTACATGAAAACAGGAAACTTGTTGCAAAACAGTCATGTAACAACTTACCACGTACAGGTTTTCAGATCCTCACCCGGGATATCTGTACGCCACAACACCAACGGGCGCGATGGCTCTCATTACAACTAGCCTGAGGCTCTTCATTCTGTTGCTTTAACCCCTCACGACCGCCTGCTGGATGCTCGACAGCAGTTATGGGAACGGGGTATACCAATTCACATACAATAAACTAGGAGCTGGAGAGGAGATATTTCCAAACATGACCTAGTACAAAATCGACAGCGACGTGGCACCGACGCCTGCTAAGAACGCAAGCAGATTTCCAAAGAACCTCCGACACCGGAGATGCTTCGCCGGCAATAGCAGCATAGATCTTGAGGAACTCAACCGTGCCAAGAATGGTTTGATGAACTGGTGCGAGCGGTATAGCCCAGTGACCAAGTCCATTGTTATCTCTGTTTTCAACAATACGACGGTATATGTGGGTAGGGGGCTGGCTCATCATTCATTCGATAGATGATAAGCTGCCGAAAGGGTCAAATGGCTATTATGTCTTTAAAAATGCTTGTTTCACTTTAATTCCTTTCCCtccatgttgccatgctCCCCCTAGGAGCAACGGGGATGTGAATAAGCCGTGAGTAGAACGACTGCAAAGACGCACACGGGGTGATTAGATGATCTTGCTAACCATGTGCTATTGTGCTTGCCCGTAGATGACATTGCACGCCAGCGTCATGCTCATCGCAGAGCTGATATCCTCGACGAACTTGGATCGATCATGGCTCTCCCTGCTGTTTGATGTCGCAGTCTTACATAGCCGCAATGCCAATTAGAGAGATAACTTCGATCTCCATGGCACACCTATATTTCCGAGCAAACCTGCTGGTTTACCGCCTCGCCATGCCTTGCTCAATTCTTGCCCAATTGCCACCTTTCGAGCGCACGCCCGGGGGATAACTGGGCGCGGAACAAGTCTGTCCGTCCACGGCTCAATAATCAGCCCCAACGACAAGCAATCGCCAACAGAGGTTCCAACAGCTCTCGGAACTTCAAGCCATGTGTCTCATAATCCCATATCGTCGTCGCTTTCCTCTCCATCATCCCGTccctgctcttcttcctctcgcCTCATGGCCTCAGCACTTGCCCCAATCGTCCTCACACCCTCCACTACGCCCGTAACAAATCCCCTGCTCTCGGCCAGCTCCATGGCCCCCACGCCCCTCAGGCTCATCactccatcaacaccactCTCCAGCTGCGCCGTACTGCTCCTCATCTTGGCCGCCCGAACCTCCTGCAGGTCCCTCAGTAACGACCGCACTTCCGACGCCGAAGCAATATCATCGCCTGCGTGGGCGAGCAGCATCTCTGCCAACTCAAACCAGTGATAGGGCAAAGCCCCAGACGGCGCGTCGGCCGTACACGACGGTAGAAACGGCGGAGAGAGAATGGTCTCCTTGCCAGAGAAGGCGTTTATGCGTGTAGCGTTTCCCAGAGAATCGGCGCGTGAgcgcggcggaggcggtggAGCCCATCCTTTGGTGTCGACCTTGGTTTCGTGGTGGATGACGTCGCGGAGGGAGTCGGGATGCatccacggcggcggcacgaTGTTGGCGCGGCGTTGTTTTTTGAGCAGCAGCGCGAGCCAGAGCGGGAGATTGCTTCTTCTGGGTGGACGCAGCTGAGGCGTTTGGCCCTGAGTTTTTGCATTAGTTTGTCATCGTGGGACAGCGTTGAGAATTGGCTGGCCGGGGTCGATTCGCCGGCCCATGCGACTCGCGATGGCGACGCGACGGCGCAGCTGCACGTACCGCGAGGAGATGGATGCTCTCTAACCGCTGTCTCGGAACAACAGTCACGAGCTCCATTTCACATAGAAAGGCTACCTCGGAGGGAACCAGTCCCGGGGGCAGACGCAGGGCCATGGTTGACGGGACTGCCACCGACAGGCGCGTGTGGTCGCGTACTGATGCGAGAACTCTGGAGTTGGGATTGACGTCTGACAGCCCCTCGTTCAATGTCCCGTCTGGTCGTTCAGTTCAATGATTAGAGACTTGACTCCACTATGACCACCTTGGCCATGCCGTGTGACTGGCTCTCTGGCAAGAGCCAGACTCAATGCAAGCGTCAATCCATGCCACATTAGGGTTGATCCACCACAGCTAGTCGGCGGTGTCGGGCCTCTGGAGCTCCGCTCTTCCGACTCCCCGTCCCGATTACATGTCGACGGTAGTTATCCAGGATCCTCCTACCGAGCACCAGACAGCTGCCACCCTCGGTGCTTATTTCAGGCTACACGCAACCGTTGCATTCCAGTATGCCCTTCAGCTGCACAATCCAGCCATATCCAAAAAAAATATCAGCACGGACGTGACTCATTCTGACTTCATATGCCCCGCCCTTGAACGAATACGGCAAGAGGTGTGCATTCTGGCTTGAGCATCCCAGCATCGGAGTCGGGAAACATCTTGGAGCTGTAAGAGTGTAGAAAGCTGTGtaacagcacttgaggcttTTCCACGAACAAGCGTTACACACAGAAGGCTGCAATGGGGGTTCTCCGCTGGTCCAGTCCCTTGGGATTCGGGATGAACCGAGGAAACTGGAAGCAAACCCATCTAGGAAGTTCCACAATGGAGTCacgctacatatgtagcctCAGAGACGGAATTTCAATATTCATCAAAGTACGGCACAATTCTCAGGGGCCGTCCATGGCAATGAGTCGTGTGTCTGGTCTGGAGAGTTCACGAGGCAGCATCAGCTCTCAAGTTGCAGAAACAATGACGAGGTTTTCTCAGAATCGGTGCCATTACGTGGAAATCTTTCCAGCAATAAATAATGTCTGCTTCATCTAAATCAACAGCGCTTGGAACTATTCTCCGTCTTTTGATCCTTCTAAAGCTCCCGCTGAATTCGGGGCCAGCCCATTAGGGAGCCTGGTTTTCTCCACCCCGAAATAAAACATATTTTGGTGTTTATAACGGCAAAAGTCACACTGCGCTTGTGAGAGAAGAtggtttaaaaaaaaggtagAGAGTAGTAGCCCGCATTCAGGGAGACAGGCAAAATTCCCATCATACCATGAGTGTATCCAATATgctgccgccctcgtcgcctccGCGCTGATTAGCTTCATCGAGCCCAGACTCCCGAGCTTGCTGGGCGAGGAATTGTAAAACGTTTCGAAGCTCCTCGCGAAACCTTTCGGCGCCGTTGTATTCAGGGTCAATTTCCTCTAAAATCCTTTGGCCGCTTTGCAGATGCGCTTGTGCGGCCTCCTGGTCCCCATTTATTGTCTCGAAGATGACAAAGAACATGCAGCATATGACTGCTTCACGGAGGTCTATGTACCCCGTCGTCGCCTGCCTGGCTTCTTGCAGTGCAATCCCATGGCAAGATAAGGCCTCTCCGTAGTGGTCCCTTTCGGTGACTTTTCCGGCCCGTGCCAGAGTATGGCCCCTGGCAAAAAGGAGAGCATGAACTGCCATGTTGGCATAGCGAATTGCGGGGTTATCATGAGCGAGACGGGGAAGTTCGAAGGTCCAGAATGTGTCGTCGAACGTTGAACGGGTGTCTGGGACGGTGAAATAGTGTCCTGTAGGCTGTGGTTGGTAGCTCGTATATCCGTGAGAGCTGGCTTGGGAATCGATTGATTCTGGAGGGGAGAGATTCTCAGGGAGTTGAAGTTGATAGCCGCAATCATACAGACTGAGATCTAGCTCTTCAGGGGATGATGTGCCGTCATTTTCGGGACTTCGCGGTGTCACAAAAGCCTGCTTGGCGGGCGACTTGGGTTGGTTGAGGATAGGCTCGTAGCCACCACAAAACCCTGCCCATTTGATACAGTTTTTGCAAGCCGGCTTTGTCTCATCGCATTTCACGTGTCGTCTCCTGTGGTGTGTATTAGTATATGGACAAGCGGGCGGATATACGAGCACATTGTTCTTACTTGCCTACAGTGAATGTTAGTCTAACAGTTTTACTATTGATGGAACGTTGAACAGGGAGCGAAACAGAGTTGTGTACGTTGATGAAAACGCTCAAGACTTACAAGTGACACATCCAGTCCGTACTTTGGCGAACTTGGCACGCGTCGCGCGCTTTCGCTTGGTGATAGGAAAGCTCATCATTAAGTTTCCTTTATGTAAACTTCTAGCAAAGGACAGTGGTCAGAAAAGGGGGGTTAACAAAACGATGGAACTTTTCTGGAAAGCAGTGTTTGGCTCACTGGTCGAGTTGTTGCGTATCTGATACTGGAGACTCGTCAGGCATCCCGATAGACGATTAGAGCCAGTACCGAATAATTAATGGGGAATACGAGTATAAATCGACATGCGAAGCCAAGAAAGAGGAAACATTGGACGGGGGTATTTGCCCCGAGAAGGATTACAAAGTAGGTATAATGCTAAAACCTGGGGACCTGGAGAAGACGCCATGCCGCgacgtcttttttttaaacccTTTCCAGCGCAGACTGCCACGCATCAAATGAAACCCGATTTCCGTCACATCTTAGGCAGTTGGGCCAGGATAGCCAGAATCTCGGGGGCTGAGCCAGCCACGGGAGGAACCACTGTAACCTTACAGTCGGCAACCTTCAGATGGGGGTGGGCTGAGTGAGTTTGTACATGACTTACTCAGGCAGGGGAATAGGAGGGCCACCATTCCATAATGGACGCAATGGGACAGGTTGACTGATGAGAACTAATGTCTCTATGCGCCGTCTGTACGTGTCATTGGTGCTTCGAGGCCCAAGAGATAGGCATGGGATGAAGCCCCGGCGACCAAAGAGAGAAGCTATTGGCCACGAGTGGCAGTGACTAGCAACAGGACCGCCACGTCGGGGGCCACTCATGGTAGTTGGGCGAACATGAAGTCTccagtccagatgtctccATGCCCACGCGCCTGGCATATGCAGGACTCTCATATCAGCCCTATGGAGTGGATCCTCCCACAGGAGATTTCTGACAACGGGGGAAGGGGTTGAAAGCTAGAGGACAGCCAGTATCGAGTGGATGCTGACAGGTGGTCATTCTGCCCCTGCCAACATACTGCCTGGTAGTATTCTGTCTTCTGTGACCCATTTGGCGAATGAGCCAGGCCGCACCCAGGTTTAATGTCTGTCCTGTTCGATGGCTGATGCCACCAACGATGGGGGCGGTTCGGTCTGATAGGCTTCCCCAAAGGAAGGATATGACTATTGTGACAGGCAGGGGCGTTGACATGTGCCGACGGGGTCCAATTTGAGCCGCGCCGGCGAGCTGACGACTCTCTTACGATAAGTACCGATACCGGTAGCCATCAGTCCTTTCCAAGAATGCCGGCCTGTAGAATCGCTGAGCAAGGTGACGACAGAACCTCGACCGTGCATCCAAGCAGTTACGGACAGCACACACCACCGCGGCCTGTCCGCGGCCTATACAGATTAGCTTTTTGcctggatttttttttgcccaGACTCGGTGAAACAAACTCACGAAATCGTAAACCGTACGTCGTAGGAAACACTGGGCAAACGACCCAAAGACCACAACCGTTTGAATTGGGGCTAATTTGCCCGTACCTCTAGCACTTGAACGTCACTGGGGCAGGGTCTAGAGCAACCTGAGGTTCAGCGGGGCAACAAGCTAGCGCCGACCTGGGGTTAGCGACTGTGGTCGTGAAGCCTGGTAACATTGACCTATGTACGTACCGACGTAGATAGGCACTTGGGTCAACCGGTAAACGGCGGTTCTACAGACAATTCTCGATCTAAGCTTGTGCTGATCCGGCTCACAGCCGACTTATTAGCTGGTGCCTTGACGATTGTCCACTCGGACGAGACAAGACGCCTGGCTCAAATGGCCCGCTCTGCTGTGTGCGAGGACTAACCTCGATGCAGATGCCGACCTTTAGCCTAAGAGGTCCTGAAAGGTGTAGAGAAGTGGGGTCCCGAGCCAACAGTATCGTCGGCGCGTCTTTGGCAATCTATTCCCGTCGAGCAAAGGCAAACGCCTCCCTTCGCCTCCATCATGCCTCGGGAAGTCGGCTGTCCATCAACCACGCGTCGCCATCAGTGCCGTGGTAGTACCACTTGCACCACGTTTGCCGCCCATCTGGCACTCATTTCGAGTCCCCTGTAACCCATTGGCAACCGCATGGTCATCTCAGAGTCGCCAGAGACAGGCCTTGACCAGCTTCACCGTCCAGACCATCAGTACCAGATCCAACCTGACACCAGCAATGGGAGTTAGGCGGTGTGCCAACTCCTGGGGTTGAGGTCCACGTGGGCCGGTATAATTGCAGAATTTtttgtccttcttttttgcCAAAGCTCGCCGTATTATTTGCCTATTTGGACCTGCAAAGAAAACCGTCGACTGAAGACGCCACATGACCCAAGCCATTCATTCACAAACAGGCATTGATGTCAGACCAGCATAAGCCGCCACTGGTATGCCCACTGCAATTGGCAACTCCTCCGGGCTTGAGAGGTGCTGCAAACCGTCAATTCAATTCGTATTGCGCATGAAGGCTTACCTACGACATCAATCCCGCCTTCTCCCTGCCATACGTTGTACATGGATCTTCCTTTCGCCGTGGCAGTTTGAAGCAACGACATGTTCGGCACCCGGAAATCGAAAAGGTGGATCTCTGATGCCGAGCCTTAATTTCGGACCTTGTCGACCGAACCTTCACACCAACCGGGAAAATTAGAACAAACTTTTCGTTCCGGAGTACTACGAGACACACCCCCCGGAAGGCTGCCAGACTTGGCAAGCCATCCCCAGGAATAGACTCGAGTCCGGCTCTCGCTGGAATAGGGTGGAGCAGCATCTCGCGGCCTGACCCGGACAAAAGCTGAAGACGCAGGTTTATCCGCCTTCACCGCCGCCTTCACGGTCGCACTCGAGACACAGGAAACAAAACCTTCTAGGGGATATCCACGGTCAACTGTGAAATAAAAGTGAGGCTAATTCGCGCTGTGGCTTGATGCGACGTCTCTCCGACCATGGTGACATTGTCGGCAGGGCACAGTGAAACGAACCGATGCGGCCGAGTTGGTCTTGCCTGTCGCA
The DNA window shown above is from Metarhizium brunneum chromosome 1, complete sequence and carries:
- the PSF2 gene encoding DNA replication complex GINS protein, translating into MALRLPPGLVPSEVAFLCEMELVTVVPRQRLESIHLLAGQTPQLRPPRRSNLPLWLALLLKKQRRANIVPPPWMHPDSLRDVIHHETKVDTKGWAPPPPPRSRADSLGNATRINAFSGKETILSPPFLPSCTADAPSGALPYHWFELAEMLLAHAGDDIASASEVRSLLRDLQEVRAAKMRSSTAQLESGVDGVMSLRGVGAMELAESRGFVTGVVEGVRTIGASAEAMRREEEEQGRDDGEESDDDMGL